One part of the Mariniblastus fucicola genome encodes these proteins:
- a CDS encoding MotA/TolQ/ExbB proton channel family protein, translated as MDTVFDFAGYAIYAVMFFIALWGAFCIVMVVSRVRQKQFTSEEQQSAFLEAIEEPLSKGDYDAANELCDGDRRATCQLSQMAIANRKLGYNRVKQLLVDRFQRDVLQDLEYRLSWVYTVIKAAPMIGLLGTVLGMMKAFAKLAVGGASVDVSKLALDIQFALITTALGLAIAIPLVLGTAYINVQIKKMEDLVGYGLNQFLEIFKEANIRFPNK; from the coding sequence ATGGATACCGTTTTTGATTTTGCTGGATACGCGATTTATGCCGTTATGTTCTTCATCGCGCTCTGGGGCGCGTTTTGCATCGTGATGGTTGTCAGCCGCGTGCGACAAAAACAGTTCACAAGCGAAGAGCAGCAATCTGCGTTTCTCGAAGCGATTGAGGAGCCACTTTCGAAAGGCGACTACGATGCCGCCAACGAACTTTGCGATGGTGATCGACGGGCAACCTGTCAACTTTCCCAAATGGCAATCGCCAACAGGAAGTTAGGCTATAACCGCGTGAAGCAGTTATTGGTCGACCGCTTTCAACGCGACGTGCTTCAGGATCTTGAATATCGACTCAGCTGGGTCTACACGGTTATCAAAGCGGCTCCGATGATCGGGCTGCTTGGTACGGTACTCGGCATGATGAAAGCCTTCGCGAAACTCGCGGTCGGCGGAGCGTCGGTCGACGTCAGTAAACTGGCTCTCGACATTCAGTTCGCCCTGATCACGACAGCACTCGGCTTGGCGATCGCCATTCCGCTGGTTCTGGGTACGGCATACATCAACGTCCAAATCAAGAAGATGGAAGACCTTGTTGGCTACGGCCTGAATCAATTCCTTGAGATCTTCAAGGAAGCCAATATTCGTTTCCCCAACAAGTAG
- a CDS encoding ExbD/TolR family protein: MKEESGLQLPKRKRNPDDGELDITPMIDITFLLLAFFVVASKMDPQAAIELPKASYGVSVPEKAAVTLLVTLDEGGQYKIFKGKSEDNPVAASDPEGIEDEIAQFVQNELGANPEKTSILIKAAGEVKTGTVEMVRRGVAGSEMAAERKVFVGVKEEQ; this comes from the coding sequence TTGAAAGAAGAATCCGGACTACAGCTGCCCAAACGCAAGCGGAACCCTGACGACGGCGAACTCGATATCACTCCGATGATTGATATCACGTTTCTGTTGCTGGCGTTCTTTGTGGTGGCTTCCAAAATGGACCCGCAGGCCGCTATTGAACTTCCCAAAGCCAGCTACGGCGTTTCGGTACCGGAAAAGGCTGCCGTTACGCTGCTGGTGACGCTGGACGAAGGCGGTCAGTACAAGATCTTCAAAGGCAAAAGCGAAGACAATCCGGTCGCCGCCTCTGACCCGGAAGGCATCGAAGACGAGATTGCCCAGTTCGTTCAAAATGAACTTGGAGCGAATCCAGAAAAGACATCGATCCTGATCAAGGCCGCTGGCGAAGTGAAAACCGGAACGGTCGAGATGGTCCGTCGTGGCGTGGCGGGATCCGAGATGGCTGCCGAACGCAAGGTCTTCGTGGGCGTGAAGGAGGAGCAGTAG